Genomic window (Streptomyces liliiviolaceus):
CCGACGGGCGTTACGAGATCCGTGACCTCGGCTCGCACAACGGCACGTTCGTCAACGGTATGCCGATCGCCAAGGGCGGCTCCGCGCTGCTCGGCGCGAACGACATCGTCGGCGTCGGCCACTCGACGTTCCGCCTGGTGGGCGACCGCCTCGAAGAGTTCGTCGACACCGGTGAGGTCTCGTTCTCGGCCCGCCATCTGACCGTCACGGTCGACGGCGGCAAGCAGATCCTCAAGGACGTCTCCTTCGGTGTGCCGGAGAAGTCGCTCATCGCGGTCATCGGCCCCTCCGGTTCCGGCAAGTCGACGCTCCTCAAGGCGCTCACGGGCTACCGCCCCGCCAACGAGGGCGACGTCCTCTACGACAACCGAAACCTCTACAAGCAGTTCGCCGAGCTGCGTCAGCGCATCGGTCTGGTCCCGCAGGACGACATCCTGCACAAGGAGCTGACCGTCAAGAAGGCCCTCAAGTACGCGGCCAAGCTGCGCTTCCCCGCGGACACCACGACCCAGGAGCGCGACTCCCGGATCGACGAGGTGCTGCGCGAGCTCAAGCTCGACATCCACAAGGAGAAGAAGGTCACCTCCCTCTCCGGTGGCCAGCGCAAGCGCGTCTCGGTGGCCCTGGAGCTGCTGACCAAGCCGTCGCTGATCTTCCTGGACGAGCCGACCTCCGGTCTCGACCCGGGCATGGACCGCGATGTCATGCAGCTGCTGCGCGGCCTCGCCGACGACGGCCGCACGGTCCTCGTCGTCACGCACTCCGTGGCGGAACTGGCCATCTGCGACAAACTTCTGGTCATGGCGCCCGGCGGTTCCGTGGCCTATTTCGGTCCGCCCGAGGAGGCACTGAACTTCTTCGGCTACGACACCTGGGCCGATGTCTTCTCCGCCTTCGAGAACTACCGCGACTACGACTGGGCGGGCCGCTGGAAGGGCTCGCAGCACTACCAGATGTACGCCGCGGACATCGACGCGGTCGCCCCGCAGTCCGTACACATGCCGCCGCCGCAGGCGATGCGCCCGCCGAAGCCGCAGGGCTGGATGTCCCAGCTGGCCACCCTGGTCCGGCGGTACGTCTCGGTCATCGCGTCCGACAAGGGCTTCCTGGCGCTGACGGTGATCCTGCCGGCGGTCCTCGGCGCGGTCAGCCTGCTCATCGAGCCGGACAAGACGCTGCTGGTGAACACGAAACTGCAGCCCAACGGTCTGCCCATCCCGAACAGCACGGCCGCGACGGTGCTGCTGATCCTCGCGGTGGGCGCCTGTTTCGCGGGCGCCGCGAACTCGGTCCGTGAGCTGATCAAGGAACGGGTCATCTACGAGCGCGAACGCGCGACCGGCCTGTCACGCTCCGCGTATCTGATGTCCAAGGTGATCGTCCTCGGCGTCATCACGATGTTCCAGGGCGCGCTGGTCGGCGCGATCGGTTTCATGAGCCGGACCATCCCCGACGAGGGACTGATCCTCGGCGGCGCGGTCGCGCTGGAACTCTCCCTGCCGATCATGGCGCTGGGCTTCACCTCGATGATGTTCGGCCTGGTCATCTCCTCGCTGGTGAAGACCGCCGAGAAGACCATGCCGCTGCTGGTGATGTTCGCGATCATCCAGGTCGTCTTCACCGGCTGCCTGTTCCCGCTGAACGGCGCCGTGGGCGTCAACCAGATCTCGTATCTGATGCCGTCGCGCTGGGCGGTCGGCGCCTCCGGGGCCACGCTCGACTTCAACAAGATCAACCCGCACAACACGGCCGAGACCGATCCCCTGTGGGATCACACGGCGCTGACCTGGGTCCTCGACATGACGGCCCTGTTCGCCCTCGCCGCGGTCTGCGCCTTCCTGGTGGCCCGCTTCCTGCGCCGCCACGAGCCGGAGGTCATGCGCAAGTAGGACGCCGCGAGCGGCACGCGCGAAGGGCGGCACCCCGATCGGGGTGCCGCCCTTTCCGGCGTACGGGCAGAGGTCCGCGCAGACCTCAGTACGCGCTGTTGACGTTGTCGATCGAGCCGTACCGGTCCGCCGCGTAGTTGGCGGCGGCGGTGATGTTGGCGACCGGGTTGTACTGGCTCCAGGCGGTGCCGGCGACGTGGTACGCGTCGAAGGTCGGCTTGATGACCTGCAGCAGACCGATGGACGGGACGCCGTTGATGGCGTTGATGTCCCAGCCGTTGATCGCGTTCGGGTTGCCCGAGGACTCCCGGATGATGTTGCGGTGCAGCCCGTCGTACGTGCCCGGGATGCCGTGCTTCTTCATGATGTCCAGCGACTGGCGTATCCAGCCGTCCAGGTTGTTCGCGTAGGTCTTCGCGGCGACCGGCTTGACCGCGGCGCGCTGGGCGGACCGGCTCGCGGCCTCCTTGGCCTTGCGGGCGTCCGCGGCCTTCTTCGCCGCGGCGGCCTCTGCGGCCTTCTTCGCGGCGGCGGCGTCGGCCGCCTTCTTCTTCGCGGCGGCGGCCTGGGCGTCGGCCAGCTGGCCGCTGAGGCCGACGGTCTTGACCTTCAGCTGCTGCGACGAGAGCGCGACCGGGGCGGCGGAGACCGAGTCGGCGCTCGCCTTCGTGTCGGCGGGGGCCAGCGAGAACGCGAGGGCGGCGGCGCCGAGCGTGGCGACACCGGCGAACGAGAGCTTGTGGGCCTTGGTCATGGCGGGGATGCGACCAGGAATGCTGTGCTGCTTGGGCATGGCTGGAGGACCTCTTCGAATAGCGCGGAGGCCGCTCTCGATCCGATGGGGACAAAGGGTGTTTCCGGATCTGACGCCGTGGGTAAGCACCTGCGGCATCGAGCGACGGGAGCCATTGTTAGCGGCCCGAATTTTCGATGGCAAAGGTGTGACGTACGACCTCGGGTAGTGGACCCCCAAAGGGCAAATCGGGACAGACCAATACGTCTGCCCCGCTCACCAGGAGTCCAGTTGTCTCCTATGCCCGTTCGTACGTGATGTGCGCCCTATGTGAGGGCTCACATCGGATACGGCTCGGACTCACCGGCAGTTGCTGTGGCAATCCTCTGTGTGAGGGTTCTCCACCGAGAGGGCCGCCGGGGACTCCTCCGGGAGGATGAGGTGCACGTCGCCGAACTCGTGCCACAGGTAGCGCCCGCGCAGCGCCTGCTCGTACCCGCGGTCGACGGCCTTCCCGCCCGCGATCGCCTCCAGCATCAGCAGATGCGAGGCCTGCGGCTCGTGCAGCCCGGTGAGCAGCCCGTCGACGACCCGCACCCCGCGCTCCGGGGTCACCACCAGACCGGTCCAGCCCCGCGCGGCACGCACCACCCCGTCGGGACCGGCCGCCGACTCCACGGCGCGTACGGCGGTGGTGCCGACCCCGATCACCCTGCCGTCACCGGCCCTCGCCGCGTTGATCAGCCGCGCCGAGGTCTCCGGCACCGTGAAGCGCTCCGGGTACGGCGGCTCGTGCGCCTCCGCCGAGGCGACCCCCGTGTGCAGGGTGACGGGCGCGAACTGCACACCCCGGCTCACCAGCTCCGCCACCAGCCGCGCGGTGAAGGGCCGCGCCGCGCTCGGCATCTCCGCACTCCCCGCCCCGTCGGCGGACGGCAGCGCGAACACGGTCTGGTACGCGGACAGCGGCTGGTCCCGGTCCGTGTAGGAGTAGCGGATGGGCCTCCCGTGCCGCCGCAGCAGCCCCGGCACGTCGGCGTCGGAGACCCGCCCCCACCACAGCCGCGCACTCCGGTCGGCGAGCGGCTCCTCCAGGACCAGCCGTACGTCCCCCGGCAGCCCTACCTCCGTCCCCGCCGGCCCGCCCCCGCGTGCGCGCGTGGTGCCCCTTCCGTCGGGCTCGCGCAGCTCCACCGCCCACCGCCCGTCGTCGCCCCGGGTGGAGAAATGCACCACCACGCGCGCGTGCCCCACTCTCCCGTCCACCGCGGCCGCCAGCGTCATGGACGTGTTCACGACGAGCAGGTCCCCGGCCCGCAGCAGGCCCGGCAGCTCCACGAACGCGTGGTGCGACACCCGGGTCCCCCGGGAGACGAGCAGACGGACGGCGTCGCGGTCGAGCCCGGTGCCCCGCTGTTCGGCAGGCACCCGCGCCGACAGCTCCTCGGGGAGCGTCCACCTGCCCGCCCGGCCGCCGTCGAGCGGGGGCACCCCCATGGCCGTCGTCATCGCTGCTCCAGCAGGGCGGGCGCCCCGTAGCGCCCGCTCGCCGGACGCCCGTCGAGCAGCCTCAGGAAGGCCGGCACGACACTCGCCGGGTCGGGCCGCGGATCGTCGTCGTCCGGAACGGCCGCCGCGTACAGGTCCGTGCCCATGTCCCCCGGGTCGACCGCCCAGACCCGCAGCCTGGGCTCCTCCTCGCCGAGCACCGCGGAGAGCTGGTCGAGCGCCGCCTTCGAGGCCCCGTAACCGCCCCAGGTCTCGTACGCCTCCGCCGCCGCGTCCGAGCTGACGTCGATCACCGCGCCCGCCGGCGACTCCCGCAGCAGCGGCAGCGCCTCCTGGACCAGCCCCAGCGCCGCGACCACATTGACCTCCAGCGCCCGCCGGAGCCCGTCCAGGGCCAGCGATTCGAGCCGTACGAGCGGTTCGGCGCCCAGCGCGCTCGCGTTGTTCACCAGGAGATCGACGCCGCCGAGCTCCCGGGCCGCCGCCACCAGCCGGGAGCGGTGCGCCCCGTCCGTGACGTCCCCGGGCAGCGCCCGTACCTGCGTCCCGTACTTACCGAGGACGGCCACCGCCGTCTCCTGGAGGGGCCGCGCGGTTCTGGCGTCGAGCACCAGATCCCAGCCGCGCTCCGCCAGCGCCTCGGCGAGCGCGCGCCCCAGCCCCTTGGAAGCCCCCGTGATGATCGCTACCGGCATGATCCGTCCCCTCGTCCTCGACCGCCGCTCCGGGCGGCTGCCCTCAACGTAGGAACCCGAGGTCCCGCGCCGCCTCAGGCGGGGGCCGCACGTGCGGGGGCCCTTCGCCCTAGGTCCAGCGGACCGGGACGGGGCCGCCACAGGTCGGATACGCGCTGTCACACCCCGCCGGTACCGTGAGGTCATGAGCCATGGACCCCGGTCGGGCCTGCTCGCGGTGAGCACCGCGCTGCTGGCCATGAGCAGGCACCTGGAGGTGCGCGACGTCCTCAAGACGATCGTCGCCTCCGCCCGCGAACTGCTCGACGCGCAGTACGCGGCTCTCGGGGTCCCCGACGACCACGGGGGCTTCGCCCAGTTCGTCGTCGACGGGGTCAGCGACGCCCAGTGGAAGGCCATCGGCCCGCTCCCGCGCCAGCACGGCATCCTCGCCGCGATGCTGCACCAGGCCCGCCCGGAGCGCCTCGCCGACGTCCGCGAGGACCCGCGCTTCGAGGGCTGGCCCGCCGCCCACCCCGACATGTCCGACTTCCTGGGCCTGCCCATCCGCGACGGCGACGAGATCATCGGCGCCCTCTTCCTCGCCAACAAGAACTGCGTGAAACCGCAGGGCGGTTGCGGCTTCACCGAGGACGACGAGGAACTGCTCGGGATCCTCGCGCAGCACGCCGCGATCGCCCTCACGAACGCCCGCCTGTACGAGCGCAGCCGTGAGCTGACCATCGCCGAGGAGCGCTCCCGCC
Coding sequences:
- a CDS encoding ABC transporter ATP-binding protein/permease, yielding MPELVLELNGRTWTLEASRPYTLGRDPQGDIVLDDARVSWRHATISWGGRSWVIEDHGSTNGTFVQGQRIHQMEIGPGSAVHLGNATDGPRLSMTGAAAATPQAQPQQQPYAAQGAPAAGWAQQTPQAPEQSWQQSQQQGQQGGHIPQQQGSGGAAGAPPVYGDRSPTTFHQMSLGRVMRIGRALENELVVSDLQVSRNHAEFHATPDGRYEIRDLGSHNGTFVNGMPIAKGGSALLGANDIVGVGHSTFRLVGDRLEEFVDTGEVSFSARHLTVTVDGGKQILKDVSFGVPEKSLIAVIGPSGSGKSTLLKALTGYRPANEGDVLYDNRNLYKQFAELRQRIGLVPQDDILHKELTVKKALKYAAKLRFPADTTTQERDSRIDEVLRELKLDIHKEKKVTSLSGGQRKRVSVALELLTKPSLIFLDEPTSGLDPGMDRDVMQLLRGLADDGRTVLVVTHSVAELAICDKLLVMAPGGSVAYFGPPEEALNFFGYDTWADVFSAFENYRDYDWAGRWKGSQHYQMYAADIDAVAPQSVHMPPPQAMRPPKPQGWMSQLATLVRRYVSVIASDKGFLALTVILPAVLGAVSLLIEPDKTLLVNTKLQPNGLPIPNSTAATVLLILAVGACFAGAANSVRELIKERVIYERERATGLSRSAYLMSKVIVLGVITMFQGALVGAIGFMSRTIPDEGLILGGAVALELSLPIMALGFTSMMFGLVISSLVKTAEKTMPLLVMFAIIQVVFTGCLFPLNGAVGVNQISYLMPSRWAVGASGATLDFNKINPHNTAETDPLWDHTALTWVLDMTALFALAAVCAFLVARFLRRHEPEVMRK
- a CDS encoding SDR family NAD(P)-dependent oxidoreductase, translated to MPVAIITGASKGLGRALAEALAERGWDLVLDARTARPLQETAVAVLGKYGTQVRALPGDVTDGAHRSRLVAAARELGGVDLLVNNASALGAEPLVRLESLALDGLRRALEVNVVAALGLVQEALPLLRESPAGAVIDVSSDAAAEAYETWGGYGASKAALDQLSAVLGEEEPRLRVWAVDPGDMGTDLYAAAVPDDDDPRPDPASVVPAFLRLLDGRPASGRYGAPALLEQR
- a CDS encoding S-adenosylmethionine:tRNA ribosyltransferase-isomerase, translated to MTTAMGVPPLDGGRAGRWTLPEELSARVPAEQRGTGLDRDAVRLLVSRGTRVSHHAFVELPGLLRAGDLLVVNTSMTLAAAVDGRVGHARVVVHFSTRGDDGRWAVELREPDGRGTTRARGGGPAGTEVGLPGDVRLVLEEPLADRSARLWWGRVSDADVPGLLRRHGRPIRYSYTDRDQPLSAYQTVFALPSADGAGSAEMPSAARPFTARLVAELVSRGVQFAPVTLHTGVASAEAHEPPYPERFTVPETSARLINAARAGDGRVIGVGTTAVRAVESAAGPDGVVRAARGWTGLVVTPERGVRVVDGLLTGLHEPQASHLLMLEAIAGGKAVDRGYEQALRGRYLWHEFGDVHLILPEESPAALSVENPHTEDCHSNCR
- a CDS encoding transglycosylase SLT domain-containing protein encodes the protein MPKQHSIPGRIPAMTKAHKLSFAGVATLGAAALAFSLAPADTKASADSVSAAPVALSSQQLKVKTVGLSGQLADAQAAAAKKKAADAAAAKKAAEAAAAKKAADARKAKEAASRSAQRAAVKPVAAKTYANNLDGWIRQSLDIMKKHGIPGTYDGLHRNIIRESSGNPNAINGWDINAINGVPSIGLLQVIKPTFDAYHVAGTAWSQYNPVANITAAANYAADRYGSIDNVNSAY